In Armatimonadota bacterium, a genomic segment contains:
- a CDS encoding TRAP transporter fused permease subunit, with protein sequence MSPDRSALPVDTETLGQVPEVPSRVLSPRLRALVRAIAVAMAVYHIVQLGRLFGIVTDPQKLFAVHVTFVVVLAFLVIPGRRGQQTPTVLDWLLIAATLVVLVYVFVTFEDLTQRAGVFPTRGDVIVGTLLLIVTTEAARRATGWSLPIMGLAFALYPFLGPYLPGLLTHKGFSFRTVVSFLFSDNGIYGVPVQVSARDVYLFILFGAFIEASNIGKFIVQAALSVAGSRRGGPAKVSILTSALFGTASGSSAANVMVDGVINIPLMKATGFTGPVAAGIEAMNSTGGQIVPPIMGAAAFLMADILAIPYSQVAVAAVGPALLYYVAAYWMIDLYASSRGLRGLSRHELPRFREVMVQHGYLLVPIIVLLYMIMVVGAAPARAALYALATAFLFSLVRPDTRLGLRKIVSAMEEGAKRIIEIGVSCASAGVIVGILALTGLGGKFSELLINLSGGNLLLGLVATMVAALILGIGLPTTAAYAIAASTLAPALIRMGALPLAAHMFIFYFSIISAVTPPVAFASFAAASIARAPMWESSVESMRFGLAGYIVPFMFVYGPAILLGQRPWPETVLALATGSLGTLCLAGAVIGYLIRPATLPERAALLAASLLLIRPGVATDLAGLVLLAAVLAVQRSRPARVPATEPVGNAPSQ encoded by the coding sequence GTGAGCCCGGACCGATCCGCCCTCCCGGTCGATACCGAGACCCTCGGCCAGGTACCCGAGGTGCCGTCGCGCGTGCTGTCGCCGCGCCTGCGGGCCCTGGTGCGGGCCATCGCCGTGGCGATGGCTGTCTACCACATCGTCCAGCTGGGGCGGCTGTTCGGCATCGTCACTGATCCCCAGAAGCTGTTTGCGGTCCACGTCACCTTCGTGGTGGTCCTGGCGTTCCTGGTCATCCCCGGCCGCCGCGGCCAGCAGACGCCCACCGTGCTGGACTGGCTGCTCATCGCGGCGACCCTGGTGGTCCTGGTTTACGTGTTTGTGACCTTCGAGGATCTGACGCAGCGGGCGGGAGTCTTCCCCACCCGGGGGGATGTGATCGTCGGCACCCTGCTCCTGATCGTGACCACGGAGGCCGCCCGGCGGGCGACAGGGTGGTCGCTGCCGATCATGGGGCTGGCGTTCGCCCTCTACCCCTTCCTGGGCCCGTATCTGCCGGGCCTGCTGACCCACAAGGGGTTCTCGTTCAGGACGGTGGTATCATTCCTGTTCAGCGACAACGGCATCTATGGCGTGCCGGTCCAGGTGTCGGCCCGGGACGTCTACCTGTTCATCCTGTTCGGGGCGTTCATCGAGGCCTCCAACATCGGCAAGTTCATCGTGCAGGCCGCCCTCAGCGTGGCCGGCAGCCGCCGGGGTGGCCCGGCCAAGGTCTCCATCCTCACCAGCGCCCTGTTCGGCACCGCCAGCGGGTCGTCAGCCGCCAACGTGATGGTGGACGGGGTGATCAACATCCCGCTGATGAAGGCCACCGGCTTCACCGGACCGGTGGCCGCCGGCATCGAGGCCATGAACAGCACCGGCGGCCAGATCGTCCCGCCCATCATGGGCGCCGCCGCGTTCCTGATGGCCGACATCCTGGCGATCCCCTACTCCCAGGTGGCGGTGGCGGCCGTGGGCCCGGCGCTGCTGTACTACGTGGCGGCTTACTGGATGATCGACCTGTACGCGTCCTCCCGGGGCCTGCGGGGGCTGTCCCGGCACGAGCTGCCCCGGTTCCGGGAGGTGATGGTCCAGCACGGCTACCTGCTGGTGCCCATCATCGTGCTGCTCTACATGATCATGGTGGTGGGTGCGGCGCCCGCCCGCGCCGCCCTGTATGCGCTGGCCACCGCCTTTCTCTTCTCCCTGGTCCGCCCCGACACGCGGCTGGGCCTGCGCAAGATCGTCTCCGCCATGGAGGAGGGGGCCAAGCGCATCATCGAGATCGGCGTCTCCTGCGCCTCCGCCGGGGTTATCGTGGGCATCCTGGCCCTGACGGGGCTGGGCGGGAAGTTCTCCGAGCTGCTCATCAATCTCTCGGGCGGCAACCTGCTGCTGGGGCTGGTGGCCACCATGGTGGCCGCCCTGATCCTGGGCATCGGGCTGCCGACCACGGCGGCGTACGCCATCGCCGCCAGCACCCTGGCCCCCGCCCTGATCCGGATGGGCGCCCTCCCCCTGGCGGCCCACATGTTCATCTTCTACTTCTCCATCATCTCGGCGGTGACGCCGCCGGTGGCGTTTGCCTCCTTCGCCGCCGCCAGCATCGCCCGGGCGCCCATGTGGGAGTCGTCGGTGGAATCGATGCGGTTCGGCCTGGCGGGCTACATCGTGCCGTTCATGTTCGTGTACGGGCCCGCGATCCTGCTGGGACAGCGCCCGTGGCCGGAGACCGTCCTGGCCCTGGCCACGGGCAGCCTGGGCACCCTGTGCCTGGCGGGCGCGGTCATCGGTTATCTGATCCGCCCCGCCACCCTGCCCGAGCGCGCCGCCCTGCTGGCGGCGTCGCTGCTGCTCATCCGTCCCGGGGTAGCCACCGATCTGGCCGGACTGGTGCTGCTGGCCGCCGTGCTGGCGGTCCAGCGGAGCCGTCCGGCGCGGGTCCCGGCGACCGAACCCGTGGGAAACGCCCCGTCGCAGTAG